The following proteins are encoded in a genomic region of Ferviditalea candida:
- a CDS encoding SLC13 family permease, with protein sequence MSNASSKVQKERLPFFHFLNKKLLFFAVSAFVFSSVFFGLQGSVDYAPRVTLSITLAAIALWVLEPIPFSMTAVLVLFALPVSGAVTTEFALSGFASPAIFLIVAGMMLASAVEQTSLGKRLAYQLMYWLGDSKGGILAGIILIPQIMAIFIPAAAVRTAMLLPIVFSVMSILGLQKGDMRAKKLMMGVAIGSNVSGVAILPAAIGNVITVDLINYYTKQNVTYFDWLLMALPMWLLMIPISWFVLYKVFPVREEVPAGLKDKMKEMIAELGPITSQEKRLFAILLLVFILWTLESVHGWPPVIPALIGAVLLAWPGIKVSAWDKMLQINFGTLTLLGVTLSLGRALYETGAIRYLSQWLESDFTIYLFSNPALAVLTVAVLTQLIHKVTSNVSTAVIATVPVVMALSSHSEHAPAVLLAFITGMTCLFGFLLVVETIPGVMVHGTGWVTQRDFIKPGIWLTLITIVLTFGMAFTWWSWLGYL encoded by the coding sequence TTGTCGAACGCTTCATCAAAAGTCCAAAAAGAACGTTTGCCGTTTTTTCATTTTTTGAATAAGAAGCTATTGTTTTTTGCGGTATCGGCATTTGTTTTTTCATCGGTATTTTTCGGTTTGCAGGGAAGCGTTGATTATGCCCCAAGGGTAACTCTGTCGATTACGCTGGCTGCGATCGCCCTATGGGTGCTGGAGCCGATCCCTTTTTCCATGACGGCCGTATTGGTGCTGTTCGCGCTTCCGGTATCGGGCGCGGTGACAACCGAGTTTGCCTTGTCCGGTTTTGCGTCGCCGGCGATTTTCCTGATTGTGGCCGGGATGATGCTGGCCAGCGCGGTGGAACAGACGTCATTGGGCAAACGGCTGGCTTACCAACTGATGTATTGGCTGGGGGACAGTAAGGGAGGCATTCTTGCGGGGATCATCCTGATTCCGCAAATCATGGCGATCTTTATTCCTGCGGCGGCGGTGAGAACGGCGATGCTGCTGCCGATCGTATTTTCCGTCATGTCGATTCTCGGACTGCAAAAAGGAGACATGCGTGCCAAAAAGCTGATGATGGGCGTTGCCATCGGCAGCAACGTCAGCGGAGTCGCCATTTTGCCCGCGGCAATCGGCAATGTGATCACCGTGGATCTGATCAATTATTACACCAAACAGAATGTAACCTATTTTGACTGGCTGCTGATGGCCCTTCCGATGTGGCTGTTGATGATCCCGATTTCCTGGTTTGTCTTATATAAAGTGTTCCCGGTTCGGGAAGAAGTTCCAGCGGGCTTGAAAGACAAAATGAAAGAAATGATTGCCGAATTGGGACCGATCACTTCACAGGAAAAGCGCTTGTTCGCGATTTTGCTCCTTGTCTTTATTCTGTGGACATTGGAGAGCGTGCACGGCTGGCCGCCGGTGATCCCCGCCTTGATCGGAGCGGTGCTGCTGGCATGGCCGGGCATCAAGGTGTCAGCCTGGGATAAAATGCTGCAAATTAATTTCGGCACATTGACGCTGCTGGGCGTGACCTTATCCTTGGGACGGGCGCTGTATGAAACCGGGGCGATCCGTTACCTGTCGCAATGGCTGGAGAGCGATTTCACGATTTATCTATTCTCCAATCCGGCGCTTGCCGTATTGACCGTAGCGGTGCTGACCCAGCTGATCCATAAGGTAACCTCCAATGTTTCAACCGCAGTGATCGCCACAGTTCCGGTGGTCATGGCGCTTTCCTCGCATTCCGAGCATGCGCCGGCCGTGCTGTTGGCGTTCATTACCGGAATGACCTGCCTGTTCGGCTTCCTGTTGGTCGTGGAGACGATTCCCGGCGTCATGGTGCATGGGACGGGCTGGGTCACGCAGCGCGACTTTATCAAACCCGGCATTTGGCTGACGCTGATTACGATCGTGCTGACCTTTGGGATGGCCTTTACCTGGTGGTCCTGGCTGGGATATTTATAG
- a CDS encoding Fe-S-containing hydro-lyase yields the protein MAIRITAPLSEETIASLKSGDRVLISGTVYTARDAAHKRMTEQLEQGRELPFDIRNQVIYYVGPTPAKQGMVIGSAGPTTSGRMDKYAPKLMELGLKGMIGKGYRNADVREAIVRHKAVYFAAIGGSGALLSRTVKSVELVAYEDLGPEAIRKLAIEDFPAVVINDIHGNDLYESGVQNYRIQSDSDSAH from the coding sequence ATGGCGATCCGAATCACGGCACCCTTATCGGAAGAAACGATCGCTTCTTTGAAGAGCGGCGACCGCGTGCTGATCAGCGGAACGGTGTACACGGCGAGAGACGCGGCCCATAAGCGGATGACCGAGCAGCTGGAGCAGGGGCGGGAGCTTCCTTTCGACATCCGCAATCAAGTGATATATTATGTCGGCCCGACTCCGGCCAAGCAGGGTATGGTGATCGGCTCCGCCGGGCCGACAACCAGCGGCCGCATGGACAAATACGCGCCGAAGCTGATGGAGCTCGGCTTGAAAGGGATGATCGGCAAAGGCTACCGCAATGCCGATGTCCGGGAAGCGATCGTCCGGCACAAGGCCGTCTATTTCGCTGCAATCGGCGGATCGGGGGCGCTGCTGTCGCGAACCGTCAAGAGCGTCGAATTGGTCGCGTACGAAGATCTTGGCCCGGAAGCGATCCGCAAGCTGGCCATTGAGGATTTTCCGGCCGTTGTCATTAATGATATTCACGGAAACGATCTCTATGAGAGCGGAGTCCAAAATTATCGAATTCAGTCGGATTCAGATTCGGCACATTGA
- a CDS encoding succinate dehydrogenase: MNAAAQTVAGNSSRKFLLGRLHSLMGIVPLGLFLLEHLFSNVTAAFGSAAFNHQVAVLHAIPLLPVLEILLIFLPLVYHAGYGIYLAYISKNNVNKYQYARNWMFALQRLTGIVTLLFVGYHVWMLRVANWLSGTEISYQIVQDHLSTAWIALFYVIGVVSTSFHFTNGLGAGLITWGVTIGKHSQKIAAWLMFILFLILSAIGIGSVVSFWIA, from the coding sequence ATGAACGCCGCAGCCCAAACGGTCGCCGGAAACTCAAGCCGCAAATTTTTGCTCGGGAGACTGCATTCGCTGATGGGGATCGTTCCCCTGGGCTTGTTTTTGCTGGAGCATTTATTTTCCAATGTAACGGCTGCTTTCGGCAGTGCCGCGTTTAATCATCAGGTGGCGGTGCTGCATGCGATCCCGCTGCTGCCCGTGCTCGAGATTCTGCTGATCTTCCTGCCGCTGGTCTATCACGCGGGATACGGGATTTATCTCGCTTATATTTCCAAAAACAACGTCAACAAGTATCAGTACGCGCGCAATTGGATGTTCGCTTTACAGCGTTTGACCGGCATCGTCACCCTCTTATTCGTAGGCTATCACGTCTGGATGCTGCGCGTCGCCAACTGGCTCTCAGGCACGGAAATAAGCTATCAGATCGTTCAGGATCATCTCAGCACTGCATGGATTGCATTATTTTATGTGATCGGGGTCGTTTCCACTTCGTTCCATTTTACGAACGGCTTGGGGGCGGGACTGATTACCTGGGGAGTGACGATCGGCAAACATTCGCAAAAAATTGCGGCATGGCTGATGTTCATACTTTTCCTGATCCTCAGCGCAATCGGCATCGGCAGCGTTGTATCATTCTGGATCGCGTAA
- a CDS encoding GntR family transcriptional regulator, whose protein sequence is MDQFSVEKSVPYYDQIYYSIKQMIMQGVFKPGERIYEAKMARDFKVSRSPVREAVRALEKEGLLFIDDKSRVTVYKPTLGDMEDIYQCRIILESLAAKLAARLASNRELKEIETTLVQTRKYIEEKNPQRSETIIALNSRFHDLIIQFSQNKRLQKQLYDLRSLSYYYRVLNFQGKNRDWTIFNEHKGIFEAIKERDEEKAGARMSDHVTHDMHNLIKMLDGKLD, encoded by the coding sequence ATGGATCAATTTTCTGTGGAAAAATCGGTTCCCTATTATGATCAAATCTATTATTCGATTAAACAGATGATCATGCAGGGTGTGTTCAAACCGGGAGAGCGCATTTACGAAGCAAAGATGGCCAGAGATTTCAAGGTCAGCCGCAGCCCGGTTCGGGAAGCGGTTCGCGCCTTGGAAAAGGAAGGGCTGTTGTTTATTGACGATAAATCCAGGGTTACGGTATACAAGCCGACACTGGGCGATATGGAAGATATCTATCAATGCCGGATCATACTGGAGTCTCTGGCGGCGAAACTGGCTGCCCGGCTGGCTTCCAACCGGGAATTGAAAGAAATTGAAACGACTCTGGTGCAAACTCGAAAATATATCGAAGAGAAAAATCCGCAAAGAAGTGAAACCATTATTGCGCTGAATTCCAGATTTCACGATTTGATTATTCAGTTTAGCCAAAACAAGCGCCTGCAAAAGCAGCTCTATGATTTGCGATCCCTGAGCTATTATTACAGGGTGCTCAATTTTCAGGGAAAAAACCGGGATTGGACGATATTCAACGAGCATAAGGGAATTTTTGAGGCCATTAAAGAACGGGACGAGGAAAAGGCGGGGGCTCGAATGTCCGATCATGTCACTCATGATATGCACAATTTGATCAAAATGCTCGATGGCAAGCTAGATTGA
- a CDS encoding fumarate hydratase translates to MKEVQYGDIVLKVAELCKEANTNLGEDVLEAFRLALRKEESDTGRDVLNDLILNAEIARNEQVPMCQDTGMAVFIIELGQDCRIVGGSLNDAVNEGVRRGYGEGYLRNSIVGHPLTRKNTGDNTPAVIHLELVAGDGLKIHMTAKGAGSENMSRLQMLKPSDGLDGVKRFILETVKAAGPNACPPMVVGVGIGGSFERCAYLAKKSLFRPLGERHPQPEIAKLEEEMIEEINRLGIGPQGMGGRTTALDIKVETAACHIASLPVAVNINCHASRHKEAVL, encoded by the coding sequence ATGAAAGAAGTGCAGTACGGAGATATCGTCCTCAAGGTTGCCGAATTGTGCAAGGAGGCCAACACCAATCTGGGCGAGGATGTGTTGGAAGCCTTCCGGTTGGCGCTGCGCAAAGAGGAATCGGATACCGGCAGGGATGTGCTTAACGATCTGATTCTGAATGCGGAAATCGCCAGGAATGAGCAGGTCCCGATGTGCCAGGATACCGGAATGGCGGTGTTCATCATCGAGCTGGGGCAAGATTGCCGAATCGTTGGAGGAAGCTTGAACGACGCGGTCAACGAGGGCGTCCGCAGGGGCTACGGAGAAGGCTATTTGCGGAATTCCATCGTAGGTCATCCGCTGACCCGCAAAAATACGGGAGACAATACGCCGGCGGTGATTCACCTTGAGCTTGTCGCCGGCGACGGGTTGAAAATCCACATGACCGCAAAGGGCGCCGGCAGCGAAAATATGAGCCGTCTCCAAATGCTCAAGCCGTCCGACGGACTGGACGGTGTGAAGCGGTTTATCCTGGAAACGGTCAAGGCTGCGGGACCGAATGCCTGCCCGCCGATGGTCGTCGGCGTGGGGATCGGCGGCAGCTTTGAACGGTGCGCGTATCTTGCCAAGAAATCCTTGTTCCGTCCGCTCGGCGAACGTCATCCCCAACCTGAGATCGCCAAGCTGGAGGAAGAGATGATCGAGGAGATCAACAGGCTGGGAATCGGCCCCCAAGGAATGGGCGGGCGAACGACGGCACTGGACATCAAAGTCGAAACGGCCGCCTGCCATATCGCCTCCTTGCCGGTGGCCGTGAATATCAACTGCCATGCGAGCCGGCACAAGGAAGCTGTTCTGTAG
- the sdhA gene encoding succinate dehydrogenase flavoprotein subunit, with amino-acid sequence MKGSFIVVGGGLAGLMATIKLAEAGRKVKLFSLVPVRRSHSVCAQGGINGAVNTKGEGDSAWEHFDDTILGGDFLANQPPVKDMCEAAPDIIYLLARMGVQFNRTPEGHIDFRRLGGAKYSRTAFAGATTGQQILYALDEQVRRYEAIGMVEKYEYWEFLSAVLDDDNVCRGIVAQDLHTMEIRSFRADAVILATGGLGYIYRKSTNSIINTGSAHSIAYQQGVYYANGEFIQIHPTAIPGDDKLRLMSESARGEGGRVWVYKDGKPWYFLEEKYPAYGNLVPRDIATREIFHVCVDMKLGIDGENVVYLDLSHLPPNLLEQKVGGILDIYEKFVGDDPRKLPMKIFPAVHYSMGGLWVDYNQMTNIPGLFACGETDYQYHGANRLGANSLVSAIYGGMVAGTKAVEYTEGLSKLAEDLPEHLFERERAKQVQAIERIYKMDGHENPYQLHVEMSDWMVDNVTVVRYNDRLQKTDEKLQELLERWKNIGVDDTARYDNRTVPFVRQLKNMLELSRVITLGALLRNESRGAHYKPEFPERDDENWLKTTLARYTPEGPEFSYEKVDTRYLKPRPRRYDVVKQAPQDEKRES; translated from the coding sequence ATGAAAGGAAGCTTTATTGTGGTCGGCGGCGGCTTGGCGGGCCTGATGGCCACGATCAAGCTGGCGGAGGCCGGAAGAAAAGTAAAGCTGTTCTCTTTGGTTCCCGTCCGCAGATCCCACTCGGTTTGTGCGCAAGGGGGCATTAACGGAGCCGTCAATACCAAAGGAGAAGGAGATTCGGCTTGGGAGCATTTTGACGATACGATCCTCGGAGGAGATTTTCTGGCGAATCAGCCCCCGGTGAAGGACATGTGCGAAGCCGCTCCGGACATCATCTATTTGCTGGCGCGGATGGGTGTCCAATTCAACCGGACGCCGGAAGGCCATATTGATTTCCGCAGGCTGGGCGGAGCCAAATACTCCCGGACGGCGTTTGCGGGAGCGACGACAGGCCAACAGATTTTGTATGCCTTGGACGAACAGGTCCGCCGCTATGAGGCCATCGGCATGGTGGAAAAATACGAGTACTGGGAATTTCTCTCCGCGGTGCTTGACGATGACAACGTGTGCCGGGGGATCGTTGCCCAGGATTTGCATACGATGGAAATCCGCAGTTTCCGGGCTGATGCGGTTATCCTGGCGACGGGCGGGCTCGGCTACATTTACAGAAAGAGCACCAATTCGATCATCAATACCGGAAGCGCGCACAGCATCGCTTACCAGCAGGGGGTTTATTACGCCAACGGCGAATTTATCCAGATTCATCCGACCGCAATACCCGGAGACGACAAGCTGCGTCTCATGTCGGAATCGGCGCGCGGCGAAGGCGGGCGGGTATGGGTGTATAAGGACGGCAAGCCGTGGTACTTCCTTGAGGAAAAATATCCGGCGTACGGCAACCTGGTGCCCCGGGATATTGCCACCCGCGAGATCTTCCACGTGTGCGTGGACATGAAGCTCGGCATCGACGGCGAAAATGTGGTTTATCTGGATCTCTCCCATCTGCCGCCGAACCTGTTGGAGCAAAAAGTCGGAGGCATTCTCGACATCTATGAAAAGTTCGTCGGAGACGATCCGCGCAAGCTGCCGATGAAAATTTTCCCCGCCGTGCATTATTCGATGGGCGGATTATGGGTCGATTACAACCAGATGACCAATATCCCCGGTTTATTTGCCTGCGGAGAGACGGACTATCAATACCACGGGGCTAACCGCCTCGGCGCGAATTCGCTCGTTTCCGCCATTTACGGAGGGATGGTGGCCGGAACGAAAGCCGTGGAGTACACGGAGGGTTTGAGCAAGCTGGCCGAAGATCTTCCGGAGCATCTGTTTGAGCGGGAGCGCGCCAAGCAGGTTCAGGCGATCGAACGGATTTACAAGATGGACGGCCATGAGAATCCGTATCAGCTGCATGTGGAAATGAGCGACTGGATGGTCGACAACGTGACGGTTGTGCGGTATAACGACCGGCTGCAAAAGACCGATGAGAAACTGCAGGAGCTGTTGGAGCGCTGGAAGAATATCGGAGTCGACGACACGGCCCGATATGACAACCGGACGGTTCCGTTTGTCCGCCAACTGAAAAATATGCTGGAGCTTTCGCGCGTGATCACGCTCGGAGCGCTGCTGCGCAATGAGAGCCGCGGGGCCCATTACAAGCCGGAGTTTCCGGAACGCGACGATGAAAACTGGCTGAAGACCACGCTGGCCAGGTATACGCCGGAAGGCCCGGAATTCAGCTATGAGAAAGTGGATACCCGCTACCTCAAACCGAGGCCGAGACGCTATGATGTCGTCAAGCAAGCTCCCCAGGATGAAAAGCGGGAGTCTTAA
- the sdhB gene encoding succinate dehydrogenase iron-sulfur subunit, with protein MRESHDAEKKIMIRVKRQDGPDEGVYWEEFAVPYRRNMNVIAALMEIQRNPVNSKGQKVRAVVWESNCLEEVCGACSMIINGKVRQACSALVERLVQPIVLEPMSKFPVQRDLHVNRQRLFDGLKKINGWIPIDGTYALGSGPLISQEEQQEAYKYSTCMTCGCCLEACPNVNERSFYMGPQTMMQAKYFNMHPTGGKHKKERMNAVIGPEGIVNCGNSQNCVKSCPKEIPLAAALAELNREANVYALRKWFMGN; from the coding sequence ATGAGGGAAAGTCATGACGCCGAGAAAAAAATCATGATTCGCGTGAAGCGCCAGGACGGTCCGGATGAAGGCGTTTACTGGGAAGAATTTGCGGTGCCTTACCGCCGGAACATGAACGTCATCGCCGCGCTGATGGAAATCCAGCGAAACCCCGTCAACAGCAAGGGGCAAAAGGTCCGCGCAGTGGTTTGGGAATCGAACTGCCTGGAGGAAGTGTGCGGGGCCTGCAGCATGATCATCAACGGCAAGGTCCGCCAGGCCTGTTCGGCGCTGGTCGAGCGGCTGGTCCAGCCGATCGTGCTGGAGCCGATGAGCAAATTTCCGGTGCAGCGGGATCTGCACGTCAATCGGCAGCGGCTGTTCGACGGGCTCAAAAAAATCAACGGCTGGATTCCGATCGACGGCACTTATGCGCTCGGCTCCGGTCCGCTGATTTCCCAGGAGGAGCAGCAGGAAGCCTACAAATACTCCACCTGCATGACATGCGGCTGCTGCCTGGAAGCCTGTCCGAACGTGAATGAGCGCTCCTTCTATATGGGGCCTCAGACGATGATGCAGGCCAAGTATTTCAACATGCACCCCACGGGCGGCAAGCATAAAAAAGAGCGCATGAACGCGGTTATCGGTCCCGAAGGCATCGTGAATTGCGGCAATTCGCAGAACTGCGTAAAGAGCTGTCCCAAGGAAATTCCGCTGGCGGCGGCTTTGGCCGAATTGAACAGGGAAGCGAATGTGTACGCGCTGCGAAAATGGTTCATGGGAAATTGA